The Arachis ipaensis cultivar K30076 chromosome B07, Araip1.1, whole genome shotgun sequence genome includes a window with the following:
- the LOC107610140 gene encoding plastidic glucose transporter 4-like — MYWDSCSISSRFASCRKSYMTMFGILVMHDLTAASQGSSEPEAKWFDLFSSRYRKVVSVGAALFLFQQFAASMEDLEPLRLFQYTIWIFIRCNPEAYRSA; from the exons ATGTATTGGGATTCTTGCAGTATTAGTAGCCGGTTTGCCTCTTGCAGGAAATCCTATATG ACAATGTTCGGAATTTTGGTTATGCATGACTTAACAGCAGCAAGTCAAGGTTCTTCTGAACCTGAAGCAAAATGGTTTGATCTTTTTAGTAGCCGGTATCGGAAAG TTGTCAGTGTTGGAGCAGCACTTTTCTTGTTCCAGCAGTTTGCCGCATCAATGGAAGATTTGGAACCCTTACGGCTATTCCAATACACCATATG GATATTTATTCGTTGCAATCCTGAGGCTTATAGATCGGCCTGA